Proteins from one Esox lucius isolate fEsoLuc1 chromosome 19, fEsoLuc1.pri, whole genome shotgun sequence genomic window:
- the anxa2a gene encoding annexin A2a, whose amino-acid sequence MSLVSEFLGQLSLSMGSTEPKYPTVIPVSNFDPDKDAARIETAIKTKGVDEATIIDVLTKRTYYQRREIAFAYEKRAKKDMITALKGALSGSLESVILGLMKSTAQYDATEIRGSIKGLGTDEETLIEIVCSRSSSELSEIKTVYKELFKKDLEKDVAGDTSGDFAKLLLALVQTRRAEPSSVVDYEKIDEDARALYDAGVKRKGTDVATWISIMSERSVPHLQKVFNRYKSYSPYDMQESIRKEVKGDLEKSFLTLVECFENKQLYFATRLAEAMKGKSAKEKVVTRIMVSRCEVDLMKIRTEFKSLTGKSLYQTISEHTKGDYQKAMLGLCGGDD is encoded by the exons ATGTCTCTGGTATCTGAGTTTCTGGGACAACTGTCTCTTAGTATGGGA TCCACTGAGCCCAAATACCCGACTGTCATCCCTGTGTCTAACTTCGACCCAGACAAAGATGCTGCCAGAATTGAGACTGCTATCAAGACAAAAG GTGTGGATGAAGCCACCATCATTGATGTCCTCACCAAGAGGACCTACTACCAGAGAAGAGAGATCGCCTTCGCTTATGAGAAGCGAGCCAAGAAG GATATGATCACTGCCCTCAAAGGAGCTCTGTCAGGCTCTCTGGAGTCCGTGATTTTAGGATTGATGAAGAGTACAGCTCAGTACGACGCTACTGAGATCAGAGGATCCATAAAG GGTCTGGGGACAGATGAGGAGACGCTGATAGAGATTGTCTGCTCCCGCAGCTCTTCAGAACTGTCAGAGATTAAAACTGTCTACAAGGAAT TGTTCaagaaggatctggagaaggatGTGGCCGGCGACACTTCAGGAGACTTTGCAAAGCTGCTGCTGGCCCTGGTACAG ACGAGGCGTGCAGAGCCCTCCAGTGTGGTGGACTATGAGAAGATTGATGAAGACGCAAGA GCCTTGTATGACGCTGGAGTAAAAAGGAAAGGAACTGATGTGGCCACTTGGATCTCCATCATGTCAGAGAGAAGTGTCCCTCACCTCCAGAAAG TGTTTAACAGGTATAAAAGTTACAGCCCCTATGACATGCAGGAGAGTATCCGAAAGGAGGTGAAAGGAGACCTGGAGAAGAGTTTCCTCACGCTGG TTGAGTGTTTTGAGAACAAGCAGCTGTACTTCGCCACAAGACTCGCAGAGGCCATGAAG GGTAAGAGTGCCAAGGAGAAGGTGGTGACGAGGATTATGGTGTCTCGCTGTGAAGTTGACCTAATGAAGATCCGAACAGAGTTCAAGAGTCTGACTGGCAAGTCTCTCTACCAGACCATCTCT GAGCACACCAAGGGGGACTACCAGAAAGCCATGCTGGGGCTGTGTGGAGGAGATGACTAA